A window of Deinococcus sp. HSC-46F16 contains these coding sequences:
- a CDS encoding MerR family transcriptional regulator yields the protein MTFYTTAELAREAGVTRRTVMHYADLGLLTPDQVTASGRALYGPYALRLLRDVLDLRALGVPLDEARDMVTLRRATHTLDGTYRRDWTRADIPLSDEQLRVIHARLRLLQEAYARQAEGLARFDRWLTKRFTGGEVEPLDPEALDGED from the coding sequence TTGACCTTCTACACGACCGCCGAACTCGCGCGGGAGGCGGGCGTGACCCGGCGCACGGTCATGCACTATGCCGACCTCGGGCTGCTGACGCCCGATCAGGTCACAGCCTCTGGGCGGGCGCTCTATGGCCCCTACGCGCTGCGGCTCTTGCGTGACGTGCTGGACCTGCGGGCGCTGGGGGTGCCGCTCGACGAGGCCCGCGACATGGTGACCCTGCGCCGCGCCACCCACACCCTGGACGGCACCTACCGCCGCGACTGGACCCGCGCCGACATTCCCCTCTCGGACGAGCAGTTGCGGGTCATTCACGCCCGGTTGCGCCTCTTGCAGGAGGCCTATGCCCGGCAGGCCGAGGGCCTGGCCCGCTTCGACCGCTGGCTGACCAAGCGCTTCACCGGGGGCGAGGTGGAGCCGCTGGACCCGGAGGCACTGGACGGGGAGGACTAG
- the galE gene encoding UDP-glucose 4-epimerase GalE, which yields MKVLVTGGAGYIGSTVCSALEDAGHTPIVLDSLVTGPEAFTRGRAFYRGDVADADLVRRIFREHPEIAATLHFAALIVVPESVANPARYYRENVVASLSLFETLQSLGQTRVVFSSSASIYASPPDFRVTEASPLRPLSPYARSKRMTEEMLEDLCAAPGSGLRAVALRYFNPLGADPLLRTGPYLAEPSHILGRLVAASQGRQAAFEITGTDYATRDGTGLRDYVHVWDLALAHVAALERFDAAFGRAAGDGLDPRGFLTINVGTGQGVTVRELVTAFQEVSPTPLTVREGPRRAGDSAGAYADITRARELLGWAPRHTTAEALASALAWEAVRPERLGLGRGPAVRADLG from the coding sequence ATGAAAGTTCTGGTGACCGGCGGCGCCGGATATATCGGCAGCACGGTCTGTTCGGCCCTGGAGGACGCGGGGCACACTCCCATCGTGCTGGACTCGCTGGTGACGGGACCGGAGGCCTTCACGCGGGGGCGGGCTTTCTACCGGGGAGACGTGGCCGACGCGGACCTCGTGCGCCGCATCTTCCGGGAGCATCCCGAGATCGCCGCCACGCTGCATTTCGCGGCGCTGATCGTGGTGCCCGAGTCGGTGGCGAATCCGGCCCGCTACTACCGCGAGAACGTGGTCGCCAGCCTGAGCCTGTTTGAGACGCTGCAATCTCTGGGACAGACGCGGGTGGTGTTCAGCTCCAGTGCCAGCATCTATGCCTCGCCGCCCGACTTCCGGGTGACGGAAGCCAGCCCGCTGCGGCCCCTGAGCCCTTACGCCCGCTCCAAGCGCATGACCGAGGAGATGCTGGAAGACCTCTGCGCGGCCCCCGGCAGTGGCCTGCGCGCCGTCGCGCTGCGGTACTTCAATCCGCTGGGGGCCGACCCCCTGTTGCGCACCGGGCCGTACCTCGCCGAGCCGTCGCATATCCTGGGGCGGCTGGTGGCGGCGTCGCAGGGGCGGCAGGCGGCCTTCGAGATCACCGGAACCGACTACGCCACCCGCGACGGCACCGGCCTGCGGGACTACGTGCATGTCTGGGACCTCGCGCTGGCGCATGTGGCGGCGCTGGAGCGTTTCGACGCCGCCTTCGGGCGGGCGGCCGGGGACGGGCTGGACCCGCGCGGCTTCCTGACAATCAACGTGGGGACCGGGCAGGGCGTGACCGTGCGGGAACTGGTGACCGCCTTTCAGGAGGTCTCCCCCACCCCCCTCACCGTGCGGGAGGGACCGCGCCGCGCGGGCGACAGCGCCGGGGCCTACGCCGACATCACCCGCGCCCGCGAGCTGTTGGGCTGGGCGCCCCGGCACACGACCGCCGAGGCGTTGGCCTCGGCCCTCGCCTGGGAAGCCGTGCGGCCAGAGCGCCTGGGGCTGGGCCGTGGCCCGGCTGTCCGGGCGGACCTCGGATAG
- a CDS encoding MATE family efflux transporter: protein MTSGPASPPSPRTSELGPLVRLAGPVIVSQFAANALTLISTAVIGRLGTPELAAAAYANATYYLLFLILSGIMLAVGPRAAQAHGRGDPAGVALALRGGLRLALGLTAVALPLMWGIAALLPGLAPEGVRGDLAASYLRLYALGMLPVLAFVALRGALEGTGQPRLVTVTALGGVVVVAFLSPALAFGWGPLPALGLPGAAAASAVTAWAMALTLLPVALRRFPAVPGGRVGPEVGALLRLGWPIGLTLGAEGGMFSVTSLLMARFGAEALAAHNVALQVITAVFMVPLGLSTATGIRVAQAAGGGEADRVRRAGLTGIGLAAGVMLGFAALELLAPRLVLGVFVNAGDPANAALLATGASLLAIAALFQTVDGVQVTANAALRGLQDTRVPLLISLASYWGVGLGVGSLLAFGLGLGPRGLWFGLTAGLSTAAAALLQRFLWRSGSVARQV from the coding sequence GTGACTTCCGGCCCGGCCTCTCCCCCGTCCCCCCGCACAAGCGAACTCGGCCCCCTGGTGCGGCTGGCGGGGCCGGTCATCGTGTCGCAGTTCGCGGCCAATGCCCTCACGCTGATTTCCACGGCGGTGATCGGGCGGCTGGGTACCCCGGAACTCGCGGCGGCGGCCTACGCGAACGCGACCTATTACCTGCTGTTTCTGATCCTGAGCGGCATCATGCTGGCGGTGGGGCCACGGGCGGCGCAGGCGCATGGCCGGGGCGACCCGGCCGGGGTGGCACTCGCCCTGCGCGGGGGACTACGGCTGGCCCTGGGCCTGACGGCAGTGGCCTTGCCGCTGATGTGGGGCATTGCGGCGCTTCTGCCCGGCCTCGCGCCGGAGGGTGTGCGCGGCGACCTCGCGGCGAGTTACCTGCGGCTGTATGCGTTGGGAATGCTCCCGGTGCTCGCCTTCGTGGCCCTGCGGGGGGCGCTGGAGGGGACCGGGCAGCCCCGTCTGGTCACGGTGACGGCGCTGGGCGGGGTGGTGGTGGTCGCCTTCCTGAGTCCCGCGCTCGCCTTCGGGTGGGGGCCGCTGCCCGCGCTGGGGCTGCCGGGAGCCGCCGCCGCGAGTGCCGTGACCGCTTGGGCGATGGCGCTGACGCTGTTGCCGGTGGCGCTGCGCCGCTTTCCCGCCGTGCCGGGAGGCCGGGTGGGGCCGGAGGTGGGGGCGCTGCTGCGCCTGGGCTGGCCCATCGGCCTGACCCTGGGGGCCGAGGGGGGCATGTTCAGCGTGACTTCGCTCCTGATGGCCCGCTTCGGGGCCGAGGCGCTCGCGGCGCACAACGTGGCCCTCCAGGTCATCACGGCGGTCTTCATGGTGCCGCTGGGGCTGTCCACCGCCACGGGCATCCGGGTGGCGCAGGCGGCGGGCGGCGGCGAGGCGGACCGGGTGCGCCGCGCCGGGCTGACGGGCATCGGGCTGGCCGCGGGCGTGATGCTGGGCTTCGCCGCGCTGGAGCTGCTGGCCCCCCGGCTGGTGCTGGGGGTGTTCGTGAACGCGGGCGATCCGGCGAACGCGGCCCTGCTGGCGACCGGCGCGAGCCTCCTGGCCATCGCCGCGCTCTTTCAGACGGTGGACGGGGTGCAGGTCACCGCGAACGCGGCGCTGCGCGGCCTGCAGGACACCCGCGTGCCGCTGCTGATCTCGCTCGCCTCCTACTGGGGGGTGGGGCTGGGGGTCGGGTCGCTGCTCGCCTTTGGCCTGGGGCTGGGGCCGCGGGGACTGTGGTTCGGGCTGACGGCGGGGCTGAGCACGGCGGCGGCGGCGCTGCTGCAGCGCTTCCTGTGGCGGAGTGGGTCGGTGGCGCGGCAAGTGTGA
- a CDS encoding sugar transferase, translated as MQEVRARPAHLPADPPIRRRLRLLRYAAPVAAGLLLWYGLDTRGTPPELGRSALWLWVIAAVLALRLGRGGGGRRSPLPPRWPVVAPPLWGAGIVAALALALGWTDLLGTLLPAAALWLALAVLELVWRDRLPPLRLGLLSTPEAPPPPPHPRLTYQPVAPHEPDVLRGLGGLVVGHRQPVPAEHARLLEHARVTGVPLYSRELLAEVLTGRVSLDLVERDWLDAERFQSGYMPVKRALDVAVTLLLPVLLPLMGAVALVVLASGGRPVLFWQERIGLGGRPFRLVKFRTMTRDSERGGAAFARQGDARIIPGGAFLRKFRLDELPQFYNVLRGEMSIIGPRPEQFAFAADLEESIPLYATRHWVRPGITGWAQVTQGYTDSVDQLHEKLQYDFYYVKHLSPQLDLLIVWKTILTVLTGFGAR; from the coding sequence ATGCAAGAGGTCCGTGCCCGGCCTGCCCACCTGCCTGCCGATCCGCCGATTCGGCGGCGGCTGCGGCTGCTGCGCTACGCCGCGCCCGTAGCGGCGGGGCTGCTGCTGTGGTACGGGCTGGACACGCGGGGCACCCCGCCCGAACTGGGGCGCAGCGCCCTGTGGCTGTGGGTGATCGCCGCCGTGCTCGCGCTGCGCCTGGGACGGGGAGGAGGAGGGCGGCGCTCGCCCCTGCCGCCGCGCTGGCCCGTGGTGGCCCCGCCGCTGTGGGGCGCGGGCATCGTGGCCGCCCTCGCGCTGGCCCTGGGCTGGACCGACCTGCTGGGAACGCTGCTGCCCGCCGCGGCCTTGTGGCTCGCGCTGGCCGTGCTGGAACTGGTCTGGCGTGACCGCCTGCCCCCGCTGCGGCTGGGGCTGCTCAGCACCCCGGAGGCCCCGCCTCCCCCGCCGCATCCCCGCCTGACCTACCAGCCCGTCGCCCCGCACGAACCCGACGTGCTGCGCGGCCTGGGCGGTCTGGTCGTGGGGCACCGTCAGCCTGTCCCGGCCGAGCATGCCCGGCTGCTGGAGCATGCCCGCGTGACCGGGGTGCCGCTGTACTCGCGCGAGCTGCTCGCGGAGGTGCTGACCGGGCGGGTGTCGCTCGACCTCGTGGAGCGCGACTGGCTGGACGCCGAACGCTTCCAGTCGGGCTACATGCCGGTCAAGCGGGCGCTGGACGTGGCCGTGACCCTGCTGCTGCCCGTGCTGCTGCCGCTGATGGGCGCGGTGGCCCTCGTCGTGCTGGCGAGCGGCGGGCGACCGGTGCTGTTCTGGCAGGAGCGGATCGGGCTGGGGGGTAGACCCTTCCGGCTGGTCAAGTTCCGCACGATGACCCGCGACTCCGAGCGCGGCGGCGCGGCCTTCGCCCGGCAGGGCGACGCCCGCATCATTCCGGGCGGGGCCTTCCTGCGCAAGTTCCGGCTCGACGAGTTGCCGCAGTTTTACAACGTGCTGCGCGGCGAGATGAGCATTATCGGCCCCCGGCCCGAGCAGTTCGCCTTCGCCGCCGACCTCGAGGAAAGCATTCCGCTGTACGCCACCCGGCACTGGGTCCGTCCCGGCATCACCGGCTGGGCACAGGTCACCCAGGGCTACACCGACAGCGTGGACCAACTTCACGAGAAATTGCAATACGACTTCTACTACGTCAAGCACCTCTCGCCGCAACTCGACCTGCTGATCGTCTGGAAAACCATCCTGACGGTCCTGACCGGCTTCGGCGCCCGCTGA